One stretch of Paenibacillus sp. AN1007 DNA includes these proteins:
- a CDS encoding ABC transporter substrate-binding protein has translation MKGRTPKTFAMLLLASALAITAGCGSSGEKSASEKPVDTGDTTTPITFTFFGADASPNWNNMKDAVGQEITKATGVTLEAEYDVNNGGDQKIPLMAASGDYPDIIYPKGNLSKLVDAGAMLDLTDLIEEHAPNLKKIYGDQMNRLKYSTEDQAIYTIPTNMGVGNVAFDATGGFEIQQKVLKELGYPEVKTLEDYENVLRAYYEKHPTIDGQPTIPLTLNADDWKIMITVTNPAFQATGAPDDGEYYINPETYEAMLHYKRPEEKEYFRWLNKMYNEGLLDKDTFVQKDDQYKSKIASGRVLGLIDQEWNYGEAENALKSKNNGESTYAHFSVSLNKDIVDHTFQPTGFDGYGIGITTSAKDPVRIIKFMDWLASDEGQVLRNWGVENQHYKVENGKRIVPEDVQDRKINDNSAFTKESGIGMYNVFSARYGDGVKDPTDNYYTTNFPEQIQAGYTAAEKETLKAYGITTWKDFYPSEDDLKLKDWGAAYNMPVPSDTEYNVTFQKTQDIIRKRIPEAILAKPDQFDSLYDGLLAELDKAGAVEMEKQYTVWIKDRVSLWTGKDVK, from the coding sequence ATGAAGGGCAGAACACCAAAAACATTTGCAATGCTTTTGTTAGCCAGCGCGCTTGCAATCACAGCAGGATGCGGAAGCAGTGGAGAGAAATCAGCTTCAGAGAAACCGGTGGACACGGGTGACACGACGACCCCGATTACGTTTACATTCTTTGGAGCAGATGCCAGTCCGAACTGGAACAACATGAAGGATGCTGTCGGGCAGGAGATTACCAAAGCAACGGGGGTTACACTTGAAGCTGAGTATGATGTAAATAATGGCGGCGACCAGAAGATACCGCTCATGGCTGCCAGCGGTGATTACCCTGATATTATCTATCCTAAAGGAAACCTGTCGAAGCTGGTGGATGCAGGCGCAATGCTTGACCTGACCGACCTGATTGAGGAGCATGCTCCCAACCTGAAGAAAATCTATGGTGACCAGATGAACCGTTTGAAATACAGCACAGAAGATCAAGCCATCTATACGATTCCAACCAATATGGGTGTAGGTAACGTCGCGTTTGATGCTACTGGCGGGTTTGAGATTCAGCAGAAGGTATTAAAAGAGCTGGGCTACCCGGAAGTGAAAACACTCGAGGATTATGAGAATGTGCTGCGGGCTTACTATGAGAAACATCCAACAATCGATGGGCAGCCTACTATTCCGCTGACGCTGAATGCCGATGACTGGAAGATTATGATTACGGTTACAAACCCGGCCTTCCAGGCAACAGGTGCACCAGACGACGGGGAATATTATATCAATCCTGAAACCTATGAAGCGATGCTGCACTACAAACGTCCAGAGGAGAAAGAATACTTCCGCTGGCTGAACAAAATGTATAACGAAGGTCTCCTGGACAAAGATACCTTTGTTCAGAAGGATGATCAATATAAATCCAAAATTGCCAGCGGCCGCGTTCTCGGTCTGATTGACCAGGAGTGGAACTATGGCGAAGCAGAAAATGCACTCAAATCCAAAAACAACGGTGAGAGCACGTATGCGCACTTCTCCGTCTCATTGAACAAGGATATTGTGGATCATACATTCCAGCCAACCGGTTTTGACGGTTACGGTATCGGAATTACTACCTCTGCGAAAGATCCGGTTCGGATCATCAAGTTTATGGATTGGCTTGCTTCCGACGAAGGCCAGGTCCTCCGAAACTGGGGGGTTGAGAACCAGCATTATAAAGTCGAAAACGGCAAACGCATCGTGCCGGAAGATGTCCAGGACCGCAAGATCAACGATAACTCCGCCTTCACTAAAGAGTCTGGAATCGGGATGTATAACGTCTTCAGTGCCAGATACGGTGATGGTGTGAAAGATCCCACAGATAACTACTACACAACCAACTTCCCTGAACAGATTCAGGCTGGATATACAGCAGCTGAGAAAGAAACGCTGAAAGCTTACGGCATTACAACTTGGAAAGATTTCTACCCGTCTGAGGATGATCTGAAGCTGAAGGATTGGGGCGCAGCATACAACATGCCGGTGCCTTCCGATACCGAATATAATGTTACCTTCCAAAAAACACAGGATATCATCCGCAAACGGATTCCTGAAGCGATTTTGGCCAAACCGGATCAATTCGACAGTCTCTATGACGGGCTGCTGGCTGAACTGGATAAAGCAGGCGCAGTAGAGATGGAAAAACAATACACCGTATGGATCAAGGATCGTGTATCCCTCTGGACGGGAAAAGATGTGAAGTAA
- a CDS encoding GH1 family beta-glucosidase gives MTIFQFPQDFRWGTATASYQIEGAAHEGGRGVSIWDTFARTPGKVFNGDNGDVACDSYHRYEEDIALMKKLGINTYRFSIAWPRIIPDGDGEINREGLDFYHRFVDALIDAGIEPFLTLYHWDLPQTLEDDGGWGNRRTVDAFVKYAEVIFKEFSGKINFWLTFNEPWCIAFLSNMLGIHAPGNKDVQTAINVAHGLLVAHGKAVQSFRRMGITGQIGIAPNVCWAEPYSKSPEDQAACDRSIALNTDWFLDPIYKGSYPQFLVDWFAEAGATVPIQDGDMEIISEPIDLLGINYYTMGINRYNPEAGVLQSEELNMGLIKTDIGWPVESRGLYEFMHYLQKYGNVDVYITENGACINDDLENGKINDDRRISYYEQHLAQIHRIINDGINLKGYMAWSLMDNFEWAEGYRMRFGLVHVDYRSLVRTPKESFYWYQNVIKNNWLEIRN, from the coding sequence ATGACCATATTTCAATTCCCTCAGGATTTCCGCTGGGGAACAGCAACTGCATCCTATCAGATTGAAGGGGCTGCGCACGAGGGAGGACGCGGAGTTTCCATCTGGGATACATTTGCACGCACTCCTGGCAAAGTGTTTAATGGCGACAATGGTGATGTCGCTTGCGACAGCTACCACCGTTATGAAGAAGACATTGCACTGATGAAAAAGCTCGGTATCAACACCTATCGTTTCTCCATTGCATGGCCGCGTATTATTCCGGACGGAGATGGCGAAATCAACCGTGAAGGCCTGGATTTCTATCATCGTTTTGTAGATGCTTTGATTGATGCTGGAATTGAACCGTTCCTTACCTTGTATCACTGGGACCTGCCGCAGACACTGGAAGATGACGGGGGTTGGGGAAATCGCAGAACCGTAGATGCTTTTGTCAAATATGCAGAAGTGATCTTCAAAGAGTTCTCAGGCAAAATCAATTTCTGGCTTACCTTTAACGAACCATGGTGTATTGCATTCCTCTCGAATATGCTGGGTATCCATGCACCGGGTAACAAAGATGTGCAGACAGCCATTAACGTGGCTCACGGCCTGCTGGTTGCTCACGGTAAGGCTGTACAATCCTTCCGCCGTATGGGGATTACAGGACAGATCGGTATTGCTCCGAATGTTTGTTGGGCTGAGCCTTACAGTAAATCTCCTGAGGATCAAGCAGCATGTGATCGTTCGATCGCGCTGAACACAGACTGGTTCCTGGATCCAATCTACAAGGGCTCATATCCACAATTTTTGGTGGATTGGTTTGCAGAGGCTGGCGCAACCGTGCCGATTCAGGACGGGGATATGGAAATTATCTCAGAGCCGATCGACCTGTTGGGGATAAATTATTACACGATGGGCATTAACCGTTATAACCCGGAGGCAGGTGTACTTCAGTCTGAAGAGCTGAATATGGGCCTGATCAAAACAGACATCGGCTGGCCGGTGGAATCACGCGGCTTGTATGAATTCATGCATTACTTGCAGAAGTACGGCAACGTGGATGTATATATTACCGAGAACGGTGCCTGCATTAATGATGATCTGGAGAATGGGAAAATTAACGATGATCGCCGCATCTCTTATTATGAGCAGCATTTGGCCCAAATCCATCGGATTATCAATGACGGAATTAACCTGAAAGGTTATATGGCCTGGTCTCTAATGGACAACTTTGAATGGGCCGAGGGATACCGGATGCGCTTTGGTCTGGTGCATGTCGATTATCGTTCGCTTGTAAGAACCCCTAAGGAAAGCTTTTACTGGTATCAGAACGTGATCAAGAACAATTGGCTGGAAATTCGGAACTAA
- a CDS encoding sugar-binding domain-containing protein, with protein MNPQSDAVEARYTIHLNGTWHFLLAQQAEEHTEHSGHSESRNTKQWCPPHPEDALWNTIQVPGSWEEQGYGQAPGYARIDTWTKIREYEGSAWYARDVFIPADTRSGHYVFGLKGVRWTSRLWFNGNEAGIRDSLLTEQTWDITPWVKPGENNRIEIWVDNTMKLPLAGSHIHSLHTAAAWGGITGGAFLERQPLRRVHNLRIEPDMASGTISVQCTISRPAEVSASRMQLRIDIEHPDGTWLRPHLYDVQSAEKQVNARTEAQENDGAETGVIIVSYRVELGAERTIIAWNDENPALYRAVVRLKEGEQELDRMEQRFGMRSFAARGKQLILNGTPVFLRGYVDCCIFPLTGYPVWDYEHYVKQFRTAKSYGFNHVRLHGWSPPEPFWEAADEEGMLVQAELPHWSRFFQESHTAAPIEILSYLTQELDRLLEALHRHPSFVLFSLGNELIGANGHPELNALIARAREKDPSRLYTDNTGFGQLPPQGREADYYIQSFNWHPPLESVLSAVPDTTLDYHAVTRLASHPVIGHEHAQFTMYVRPQEREKYTGVFRPTWLDPVEESLQRKGMMVKLEPYQQATGKHQMRSLKEAMERVRRTPDAAGIQLLDIRDFPGQGHATTGFLDVFWEDKGITTPAEVKQFNADVVILLSCIERTYYAGELIEIDVRISHYGKRTLKNASIHWRMAADGQLLTEGEWSCGDIPCGSVLSLGSVKIDAPGHGVSAFRVEAELRCHPVNDAIHPVSAEHSIVHPANHLTSVTAAQNVWHGWSFPVVQAASERHGDMKRIWNTMKELQPLLVESHCERVDHVDGCRLLRQGQHELLIVKSLTPNVLDVLLNGGRIWLQPDAEDLYDPVETKYLPVFWNYLMFAAQPGATMGMHMEKETALLGSFPHDGASDWHWYHLVNGTPAVCLDTMQDVNPLIEVVDHFHRAKRLAYAFEARAGKGRILVSTFPFTDTALMKRPEAAFLFQEMLSYVQGEQFKPSSSVTAAQLLGMFKLKPIQFTL; from the coding sequence CCGAAGAACATACTGAACACAGCGGGCATAGTGAAAGCAGGAACACGAAGCAATGGTGCCCTCCGCACCCGGAGGATGCTCTATGGAACACGATTCAGGTGCCGGGGTCTTGGGAGGAGCAGGGGTATGGTCAGGCTCCCGGGTATGCCCGAATCGATACATGGACTAAAATTCGTGAGTATGAGGGCTCAGCTTGGTATGCCAGAGATGTCTTTATTCCCGCTGACACCCGGAGCGGACATTATGTATTCGGACTGAAAGGCGTGCGTTGGACATCAAGGCTTTGGTTCAATGGAAACGAAGCCGGCATAAGGGACAGCCTGCTTACTGAACAGACGTGGGATATAACCCCTTGGGTAAAGCCAGGGGAGAACAACCGTATAGAGATTTGGGTCGATAACACGATGAAGCTGCCTCTCGCGGGCAGTCACATTCATTCATTACATACGGCCGCGGCTTGGGGGGGCATTACAGGAGGAGCATTTCTGGAAAGGCAGCCTTTACGGCGGGTACATAACTTACGAATTGAGCCTGACATGGCCAGCGGAACGATATCGGTTCAGTGCACGATCAGCAGACCCGCTGAAGTCTCCGCATCACGGATGCAGCTGCGGATTGATATCGAGCACCCGGATGGAACATGGCTGAGGCCCCATCTTTATGATGTACAGAGTGCCGAGAAGCAAGTAAATGCCAGAACGGAGGCTCAGGAGAACGACGGAGCGGAAACAGGTGTGATTATAGTATCATATCGGGTTGAACTGGGAGCGGAGAGAACGATCATAGCGTGGAACGATGAGAACCCTGCTTTATACCGGGCAGTGGTTCGATTGAAGGAAGGGGAACAGGAGCTTGACCGGATGGAACAGCGATTCGGTATGCGTTCTTTTGCAGCACGTGGTAAACAATTAATCCTCAATGGAACGCCAGTCTTTCTGCGCGGGTACGTGGACTGCTGTATATTTCCGCTCACTGGATATCCGGTTTGGGATTACGAGCACTATGTGAAGCAGTTTCGCACAGCCAAGTCTTACGGCTTTAACCATGTCCGTTTACACGGGTGGAGTCCACCGGAACCGTTCTGGGAGGCCGCCGATGAAGAGGGCATGCTTGTGCAGGCAGAGCTTCCGCACTGGTCCCGTTTTTTTCAAGAGAGTCATACTGCTGCTCCGATAGAGATATTGAGCTATCTCACACAAGAACTGGATCGACTGCTGGAGGCCCTGCATCGCCATCCTTCTTTTGTCTTGTTCTCACTGGGCAATGAGCTGATTGGTGCGAACGGACATCCCGAACTGAATGCACTGATCGCAAGAGCGAGAGAGAAGGACCCGTCCAGATTATACACGGATAATACAGGCTTTGGGCAGCTTCCCCCACAAGGAAGAGAAGCGGATTATTATATTCAGTCCTTTAACTGGCATCCTCCGCTGGAATCCGTTTTGTCGGCGGTGCCGGATACGACACTGGATTATCATGCGGTTACAAGGCTGGCATCACACCCGGTCATCGGGCATGAACATGCACAGTTCACGATGTATGTGCGTCCCCAGGAGCGGGAGAAGTATACAGGAGTCTTTCGTCCTACGTGGTTAGATCCTGTCGAAGAGTCACTCCAGCGTAAAGGCATGATGGTGAAGCTGGAACCGTATCAGCAGGCAACGGGTAAACATCAGATGCGATCACTCAAAGAAGCGATGGAGCGAGTAAGACGTACGCCGGATGCAGCAGGCATCCAGCTGCTGGATATCCGCGATTTCCCGGGACAGGGGCATGCCACCACCGGTTTTCTGGATGTATTTTGGGAGGATAAAGGAATAACAACCCCTGCTGAAGTAAAACAGTTCAATGCTGATGTGGTCATACTTCTGAGCTGCATAGAGCGGACTTATTACGCTGGAGAGCTGATCGAGATTGATGTGCGCATATCTCATTATGGCAAAAGGACATTAAAAAATGCTTCCATTCACTGGAGAATGGCTGCGGATGGACAGCTGCTCACGGAAGGAGAATGGAGCTGCGGAGATATTCCCTGTGGTTCGGTCCTGTCTCTCGGAAGTGTGAAGATTGATGCACCGGGCCATGGTGTATCAGCCTTTCGAGTGGAGGCCGAGCTGCGCTGCCATCCTGTGAATGATGCAATTCATCCTGTCAGCGCTGAACACTCCATCGTGCATCCTGCCAATCATCTGACGTCCGTTACGGCAGCCCAGAATGTTTGGCATGGCTGGTCTTTCCCGGTGGTACAGGCGGCGAGCGAACGCCATGGGGATATGAAGCGCATCTGGAATACGATGAAGGAACTGCAGCCCTTGCTGGTTGAATCACACTGCGAGCGTGTGGACCATGTAGATGGCTGCAGGCTGCTGAGACAAGGCCAGCATGAGCTGTTAATTGTGAAGTCCCTGACTCCCAATGTGCTGGATGTGCTCTTGAATGGCGGCCGTATTTGGCTGCAGCCGGATGCCGAGGATCTGTATGATCCGGTGGAAACGAAGTACCTGCCGGTGTTCTGGAATTATCTCATGTTTGCTGCGCAGCCGGGAGCCACGATGGGCATGCATATGGAGAAAGAGACCGCCCTTCTTGGGAGCTTCCCGCATGATGGGGCCTCCGATTGGCACTGGTATCATCTTGTGAATGGTACGCCTGCAGTTTGCCTCGACACGATGCAGGATGTTAATCCGCTGATTGAGGTGGTGGATCATTTCCACCGGGCCAAACGGCTGGCCTATGCATTTGAAGCCAGAGCAGGAAAGGGCCGTATTCTGGTATCTACTTTTCCTTTTACGGACACAGCCTTGATGAAGCGCCCGGAAGCCGCCTTTCTTTTTCAAGAGATGCTGTCTTATGTCCAGGGAGAGCAGTTTAAGCCGAGCAGTTCCGTTACAGCGGCCCAGCTGCTTGGAATGTTCAAGCTGAAGCCTATTCAATTTACATTGTGA
- a CDS encoding carbohydrate ABC transporter permease encodes MANKTFNATRGDKVFDIFNILAMTMVLIVTLYPFLNVLAISLNNSADTVRGGIYLWPREFTLQNYQTIFQYEGLLQGLKISIMRTLVGTLLGLISSSMIAFTLSRPDFGLRKFVSTALALTMYFSGGLIPVYILMRDLNLIGTFWVYVLPGMISAWNVFIIRSFIDGLPYALQESAKLDGANDFKIYYRIILPLCKPVLATIALFLAVGQWNAWFDTYLYNGSKAHLTTLQYELMKVLQSTQQGSGAGRNANDMAQQMAQISPESIKMAITIVVTVPILIVYPFLQKYFVGGMTLGAVKA; translated from the coding sequence ATGGCGAACAAAACATTCAATGCCACACGGGGCGATAAAGTGTTCGATATATTCAATATCCTCGCGATGACCATGGTGCTGATTGTAACACTCTATCCATTCCTCAACGTACTGGCGATCTCGCTGAATAACTCGGCGGATACAGTACGCGGCGGAATCTACTTATGGCCTCGTGAATTCACACTGCAGAACTATCAGACAATCTTTCAATATGAGGGGCTGCTGCAGGGTTTGAAAATCTCCATTATGCGTACCCTTGTGGGTACACTGCTTGGGCTGATCAGTTCATCGATGATTGCCTTTACATTAAGCAGACCTGATTTCGGACTGAGAAAATTCGTATCCACAGCGCTGGCATTGACGATGTATTTCTCGGGTGGTCTGATCCCTGTATATATCCTGATGCGTGACCTGAACCTGATTGGTACATTCTGGGTATACGTACTGCCAGGTATGATCAGTGCGTGGAACGTATTCATCATCCGTTCATTCATTGACGGTCTGCCATATGCCCTTCAGGAATCGGCCAAGCTGGACGGTGCGAATGATTTCAAAATTTATTACCGCATCATTCTACCGCTGTGCAAGCCTGTACTTGCAACCATTGCGCTGTTCCTCGCCGTGGGACAGTGGAATGCATGGTTTGATACGTACCTATATAACGGCTCGAAGGCGCATCTGACTACTTTGCAGTACGAGCTGATGAAGGTGTTGCAGAGTACGCAGCAGGGCTCGGGTGCCGGACGGAACGCCAATGATATGGCACAGCAGATGGCACAGATTTCTCCGGAATCCATCAAAATGGCGATAACGATCGTCGTAACGGTTCCGATTCTGATTGTTTATCCGTTCCTGCAGAAGTACTTTGTTGGCGGAATGACACTTGGTGCGGTAAAAGCATAG
- the cyoA gene encoding ubiquinol oxidase subunit II translates to MNKKPRSLTRIIIPVVLTLVTIALIVWPMVAGGQYVVMDPKGPIGASQRDLIVITTLLCAIVIVPVLILSAVIVWRYRDKPDNKNEYQPNWAHNTKAEVIWWTIPIIVVGLIAIITVRYTYDLEPSKPLAHEKAPITIQVSSLDWKWLFLYPEQGIATVNTLNIPADRPVKFELTADSPMNSFWIPQLGGQIYTMSGMAMTLYLQADHEGKYWGSGANFTGEHFAQMRFDVNATSDEEFDQWVREVKDQSQPMTQETYDALAKPGTSNVAYYSAFPEGLFQNIVTKYVVDGKSAHSKHESSSSNEAAGDKSLSVPKVNTSTN, encoded by the coding sequence ATGAACAAGAAACCTAGGTCGCTAACTCGGATTATTATTCCGGTTGTCCTGACGTTGGTTACAATTGCCTTGATTGTCTGGCCAATGGTGGCAGGCGGGCAGTACGTTGTTATGGATCCGAAGGGGCCTATCGGCGCATCGCAGAGAGATCTGATTGTTATTACGACACTTCTTTGTGCGATCGTTATCGTTCCTGTGTTGATTTTGTCTGCTGTAATCGTTTGGCGTTACCGCGACAAGCCAGACAACAAAAACGAGTACCAGCCAAACTGGGCTCACAATACGAAGGCGGAAGTTATCTGGTGGACCATTCCGATTATTGTTGTCGGGCTGATTGCCATTATTACAGTTCGCTACACGTATGACCTTGAGCCTTCCAAGCCGCTGGCTCATGAGAAAGCACCAATTACGATTCAGGTATCTTCACTGGATTGGAAATGGTTGTTCCTGTATCCTGAGCAGGGCATTGCAACGGTTAACACGCTGAATATTCCGGCAGACCGGCCTGTGAAATTTGAGCTTACTGCGGATTCACCGATGAACTCATTCTGGATTCCGCAGCTGGGTGGACAAATTTACACGATGTCAGGTATGGCGATGACCTTGTATTTGCAAGCAGACCATGAAGGTAAATACTGGGGCTCGGGAGCTAACTTCACCGGTGAACACTTTGCGCAGATGCGTTTTGATGTAAATGCGACTTCGGATGAAGAGTTCGACCAATGGGTGAGGGAAGTTAAAGACCAATCCCAGCCAATGACACAAGAAACGTATGATGCTCTGGCGAAGCCGGGAACAAGTAATGTTGCTTATTACTCTGCCTTCCCTGAAGGTTTGTTCCAGAACATCGTGACTAAATATGTTGTTGACGGCAAAAGTGCTCACAGCAAGCATGAAAGTTCAAGTTCGAACGAAGCTGCTGGAGACAAATCCTTATCTGTACCGAAAGTAAATACAAGTACGAACTAA
- a CDS encoding ABC transporter substrate-binding protein: MRGSMKDRITGKRPKTFAMLMLASAMLVTAGCGNSGTKETTESSGTDPITISFFGADPSPTWNNMQDAVGKEITKQTGVTIEAEYDVNNGGDQKVALMAASGDYPDMIFPKGNLSKLVDAGAMIDLTDLIEEHAPNLKKIYGDQMNRLKYSTEDQAIYTIPTNMGVDNVVFDATGGFEIQQKVLKELGYPEVKTLEDYEKVLRAYYEKHPTIDGQPTIPLTLNADDWKIMITVTNPAFQATGAPDDGEYYIDPETYEAKLHYKRPEEKEYFRWLNKMYNEGLLDKDTFVQKDDQYKSKIASGRVLGLIDQEWNYGEAENALKSAGKDDSTYAHFSVSLNKDIVDHTFQPTGFDGYGIGITTSAKDPVRIIKFMDWLASDEGQVLRNWGIEGDHYKVEDGKRVIPQEIQDRKVNDNSAFTKETGIGMYNIFSARYGDGVKDATDNYYTTNFPEQIQAGYTAAEKETLKAYGISTWKDFYPSEDDLKLKEWGAAYNMPVPSGTDYSVKFQKTQDIVRKRIPEAVLTSPANFDATYDAFLAELDKAGAVEMEKQYTEWIKDRVSLWTGKDVK; the protein is encoded by the coding sequence ATGAGAGGCAGTATGAAAGACAGAATTACAGGTAAAAGACCGAAGACGTTTGCTATGTTAATGCTCGCTAGTGCGATGTTGGTTACTGCTGGATGCGGTAACTCCGGCACCAAGGAGACTACCGAATCCAGTGGTACCGATCCGATTACGATCTCATTCTTCGGTGCGGACCCTAGTCCAACCTGGAACAACATGCAGGATGCCGTTGGTAAAGAGATCACAAAGCAAACCGGAGTAACGATTGAAGCAGAGTATGATGTCAACAATGGTGGTGACCAAAAGGTTGCATTGATGGCAGCTAGCGGCGACTATCCAGACATGATTTTCCCAAAAGGAAACTTGTCAAAGCTGGTGGACGCAGGTGCAATGATTGACCTGACCGATCTGATTGAAGAACATGCACCGAACCTGAAGAAAATCTATGGTGATCAGATGAACCGTCTGAAATACAGCACGGAAGATCAAGCGATCTATACCATCCCAACGAATATGGGGGTAGACAACGTTGTCTTTGACGCGACAGGCGGATTCGAAATCCAGCAAAAGGTACTGAAAGAACTTGGTTATCCTGAAGTAAAAACACTTGAGGACTACGAAAAAGTACTTCGTGCCTATTATGAAAAACATCCAACGATCGACGGTCAGCCAACGATTCCATTGACGCTGAATGCCGATGACTGGAAAATCATGATCACGGTTACGAATCCGGCCTTCCAGGCAACAGGTGCACCGGATGATGGTGAATACTATATCGATCCAGAAACGTATGAAGCGAAACTTCACTACAAACGCCCAGAGGAGAAAGAATACTTCCGGTGGCTGAACAAAATGTACAATGAGGGCCTTCTGGACAAAGATACGTTTGTACAAAAGGATGACCAGTACAAATCCAAAATTGCCAGCGGCCGTGTTCTGGGCCTGATTGATCAGGAGTGGAACTATGGTGAGGCTGAAAATGCATTGAAATCCGCAGGCAAGGATGACAGCACGTATGCTCATTTCTCTGTTTCCCTGAATAAAGATATCGTTGACCATACGTTCCAGCCAACAGGGTTTGACGGTTACGGCATCGGAATTACCACGTCCGCGAAAGATCCGGTTCGGATCATCAAGTTCATGGATTGGCTTGCATCGGATGAAGGTCAAGTCCTGAGAAACTGGGGCATTGAAGGCGACCATTATAAAGTAGAAGATGGTAAACGTGTGATTCCGCAGGAAATTCAGGATCGCAAAGTAAATGATAACTCCGCATTCACCAAAGAAACGGGAATTGGCATGTATAATATTTTCAGTGCCAGATACGGCGATGGTGTGAAGGATGCAACCGACAATTATTACACAACGAACTTCCCTGAGCAGATACAGGCTGGATACACAGCGGCGGAGAAGGAAACGTTGAAAGCTTACGGTATCAGTACATGGAAGGATTTCTACCCTTCTGAAGATGATCTGAAGCTGAAGGAATGGGGCGCAGCGTATAATATGCCCGTACCTTCCGGAACAGATTACAGTGTTAAATTCCAGAAAACACAGGATATCGTCCGCAAACGAATTCCGGAAGCTGTCTTGACTTCACCAGCCAATTTCGATGCGACCTATGATGCATTCCTGGCTGAGCTGGACAAAGCCGGTGCAGTGGAGATGGAGAAACAGTATACGGAATGGATCAAAGATCGTGTGTCTCTGTGGACAGGTAAAGATGTGAAATAA
- a CDS encoding sugar ABC transporter permease, whose product METLTKKSASAKRSRDPKPPLKQRRNGVWDRMKQQKYLYLMSLPFVAWVFVFNYLPLWGWTMAFQNYKPARSFGEQDWVGFKHFVELFSDDRFYLVLRNTLAMSLMGLIVGFIVPIFFAILLNEMKGMFFKRAVQTVSYLPHFVSWVVVAGIITKMLSTDGGIINDILMGLHIIDKPIQFMAQGNLFWYIVTASDMWKETGWNAIIYLAAITGIDQELYEASRVDGANRFRQMWHITLPGIRTTISVLFIMSIGHLISIGFEKQFLLQNSLVLDYSEVLDLYALNYGLNMGRFSYGTAIGIFNSVVSIILLFTANGLFKKFTKESIM is encoded by the coding sequence ATGGAAACGCTAACAAAGAAATCCGCTTCCGCGAAACGAAGCAGGGACCCCAAACCGCCATTGAAGCAGCGGCGGAACGGAGTTTGGGACAGAATGAAACAGCAGAAATATCTTTATCTGATGTCACTGCCATTCGTCGCTTGGGTTTTTGTATTTAACTATCTGCCGCTGTGGGGATGGACGATGGCTTTTCAAAATTATAAACCTGCCAGGTCATTCGGAGAACAGGATTGGGTTGGTTTTAAACACTTTGTAGAATTGTTCAGTGATGACCGGTTTTATCTGGTGCTTCGAAATACACTTGCAATGAGCTTGATGGGACTGATTGTCGGTTTTATCGTGCCGATTTTCTTTGCCATCCTCTTGAATGAAATGAAAGGTATGTTCTTCAAACGGGCTGTGCAGACCGTATCGTACCTTCCTCACTTTGTATCCTGGGTTGTTGTAGCAGGGATTATTACCAAGATGCTGTCGACCGATGGCGGAATTATCAATGATATTCTGATGGGTCTTCATATTATCGATAAGCCGATTCAGTTCATGGCGCAGGGGAACCTGTTCTGGTACATTGTTACCGCCTCGGATATGTGGAAGGAAACCGGCTGGAATGCCATCATCTATCTGGCGGCCATTACGGGTATTGACCAGGAGCTGTACGAGGCTTCACGTGTAGATGGTGCGAACCGCTTCAGACAGATGTGGCACATTACACTGCCGGGAATTCGAACGACGATCTCTGTATTGTTCATCATGTCGATAGGACACCTGATCAGTATCGGTTTTGAGAAGCAATTTTTGCTGCAGAACAGTCTAGTACTGGATTACTCGGAAGTCCTTGATCTCTACGCACTGAATTACGGTTTGAATATGGGTCGATTCTCGTACGGTACAGCGATAGGCATATTCAATTCCGTTGTCAGTATCATCCTTCTGTTTACGGCTAACGGTTTGTTCAAAAAATTCACCAAAGAAAGCATCATGTAG